Proteins encoded by one window of Drosophila melanogaster chromosome X:
- the Stim gene encoding stromal interaction molecule, isoform D, giving the protein MRKNTIWNYSLIFFCCVLKSISTLDHGPHTVSVDSNRHNTQHQYKQNPNVASQRHSSHESGQSLHNSQSEHVTHIAASHAGSGGEHSTHLAQNLHRSSYNLLSEAMSQAVSNEFSSMGSGSADGACAADDFDCYSGSVQDRFGMEAIASLHRQLDDDDNGNIDLSESDDFLREELKYDSGYEKRQKAFHFNDDMHISVKELWEAWLRSEVHNWTIEQTTDWLAQSVQLPQYVDLFKLHKVTGAALPRLAVNNLQYVGNVLGIKDPIHKQKISLKAMDVVLFGPPRETGTRWKDYILVTLLLSAIIGCWYAYQQNKNAKRHLRRMAQDMEGLQRAEQSLQEMQKELERARMEQENVATEKLDLERRLKEAPTLSSSNSDLEVQQLKKEIEMLRNELSRAEFELVDNCWSPPPQLQSWLQYTYELESKNHQKKRTSAEKQLQSAREACEKLRKKRSSLVGAFVSTHGKSIDDVDRSIVEARNALGDVTNELQERLHRWKQIETCLGLNIVNNNGLPYLENVLYGRNGGLQSSMGMSSTKGSRARITNSTEDLDDESIQGFGIP; this is encoded by the exons ATGCGAAAGAATACCATTTGGAACTACTCTTTAATATTCTTCTGCTGTGTGCTGAAGAGCATAAGTACGCTAGATCATGGCCCGCACACAGTATCAGTCGATTCGAATCGACACAACACACAGCATCAGTATAAGCAAAATCCCAATGTTGCCTCACAACGTCACTCATCCCACGAATCTGGTCAGAGTTTACACAATTCGCAATCGGAACATGTCACCCATATTGCCGCATCGCACGCCGGAAGCGGCGGAGAGCACTCCACTCATTTGGCGCAAAATCTGCACAGGAGCTCATATAATCTTCTGAGCGAGGCCATGTCCCAGGCTGTCAGCAATGAATTTA GTTCCATGGGAAGTGGTTCAGCGGATGGAGCGTGTGCTGCTGATGATTTTGATTGCTACAGTGGAAGTGTTCAGGATCGCTTTGGCATGGAGGCTATTGCCAGCTTGCATCGTCAGCTAGATGATGACGATAATGGAAACATCGATCTGAGCGAGTCCGATGAC TTTTTGCGGGAGGAATTGAAGTACGACTCGGGCTACGAAAAGCGGCAGAAAGCGTTTCACTTCAATGACGATATGCATATATCGGTCAAAGAACTTTGGGAGGCCTGGCTCAGATCGGAGGTGCATAATTGGACCATCGAGCAGACCACCGATTGGCTGGCTCAGTCCGTTCAGCTGCCGCAATACGTTGATCTGTTCAAATTACACAAGGTTACTGGCGCTGCCTTGCCAAG ATTGGCTGTGAATAATCTTCAGTATGTTGGCAATGTACTTGGCATCAAAGACCCtatacacaaacaaaaaatctcATTGAAGGCAATGGATGTGGTTCTGTTTGGGCCACCGCGAG AAACTGGTACCCGCTGGAAAGACTACATATTGGTAACACTGTTGCTTAGTGCTATTATTGGTTGTTGGTACGCCTATCAGCAAAATAAGAATGCCAAACGGCATCTGCGTCGAATGGCCCAGGATATGGAGGGATTGCAGAGGGCTGAGCAAAGTCTACAGGAGATGCAGAAG GAACTAGAACGGGCCAGAATGGAGCAGGAAAATGTGGCAACAGAAAAACTAGATTTGGAGCGTCGTCTAAAAGAAGCGCCCACTCTCAGTTCATCGAACTCGGATTTGGAAGTTCAGCAGCTGAAAAAGGAAATCGAGATGTTGCGCAACGAATTGTCCCGCGCCGAATTCGAGCTAGTAGACAACTGCTGGTCACCGCCGCCACAACTGCAATCATGGCTTCAATACACATATGAACTAGAAAGTAAGAATCATCAGAAGAAGCGCACGTCGGCTGAGAAGCAGCTACAGTCGGCCAGAGAGGCTTGTGAGAAATTGCGTAAGAAACGGTCAAGTTTGGTGGGTGCGTTCGTTTCCACGCACGGAAAGAGTATTGATGATGTGGATCGGTCGATTGTTGAGGCACGGAATGCCCTCGGAGATGTAACAAACGAGCTGCAAGAACGACTGCATCGCTGGAAGCAAATCGAGACGTGCCTTGGCTTAAACATTGTGAACAACAATGGTCTGCCCTACTTGGAGAATGTTCTGTACGGTCGAAATGGGGGCTTACAAAGTTCCATGGGCATGAGTTCAACCAAGGGTTCTAGAG CACGTATTACCAACAGCACCGAAGACCTGGACGATGAGTCCATACAAG GTTTTGGAATTCCATAA
- the Stim gene encoding stromal interaction molecule, isoform A: MRKNTIWNYSLIFFCCVLKSISTLDHGPHTVSVDSNRHNTQHQYKQNPNVASQRHSSHESGQSLHNSQSEHVTHIAASHAGSGGEHSTHLAQNLHRSSYNLLSEAMSQAVSNEFSSMGSGSADGACAADDFDCYSGSVQDRFGMEAIASLHRQLDDDDNGNIDLSESDDFLREELKYDSGYEKRQKAFHFNDDMHISVKELWEAWLRSEVHNWTIEQTTDWLAQSVQLPQYVDLFKLHKVTGAALPRLAVNNLQYVGNVLGIKDPIHKQKISLKAMDVVLFGPPRETGTRWKDYILVTLLLSAIIGCWYAYQQNKNAKRHLRRMAQDMEGLQRAEQSLQEMQKELERARMEQENVATEKLDLERRLKEAPTLSSSNSDLEVQQLKKEIEMLRNELSRAEFELVDNCWSPPPQLQSWLQYTYELESKNHQKKRTSAEKQLQSAREACEKLRKKRSSLVGAFVSTHGKSIDDVDRSIVEARNALGDVTNELQERLHRWKQIETCLGLNIVNNNGLPYLENVLYGRNGGLQSSMGMSSTKGSRARITNSTEDLDDESIQGKLNFENFSLLATE, encoded by the exons ATGCGAAAGAATACCATTTGGAACTACTCTTTAATATTCTTCTGCTGTGTGCTGAAGAGCATAAGTACGCTAGATCATGGCCCGCACACAGTATCAGTCGATTCGAATCGACACAACACACAGCATCAGTATAAGCAAAATCCCAATGTTGCCTCACAACGTCACTCATCCCACGAATCTGGTCAGAGTTTACACAATTCGCAATCGGAACATGTCACCCATATTGCCGCATCGCACGCCGGAAGCGGCGGAGAGCACTCCACTCATTTGGCGCAAAATCTGCACAGGAGCTCATATAATCTTCTGAGCGAGGCCATGTCCCAGGCTGTCAGCAATGAATTTA GTTCCATGGGAAGTGGTTCAGCGGATGGAGCGTGTGCTGCTGATGATTTTGATTGCTACAGTGGAAGTGTTCAGGATCGCTTTGGCATGGAGGCTATTGCCAGCTTGCATCGTCAGCTAGATGATGACGATAATGGAAACATCGATCTGAGCGAGTCCGATGAC TTTTTGCGGGAGGAATTGAAGTACGACTCGGGCTACGAAAAGCGGCAGAAAGCGTTTCACTTCAATGACGATATGCATATATCGGTCAAAGAACTTTGGGAGGCCTGGCTCAGATCGGAGGTGCATAATTGGACCATCGAGCAGACCACCGATTGGCTGGCTCAGTCCGTTCAGCTGCCGCAATACGTTGATCTGTTCAAATTACACAAGGTTACTGGCGCTGCCTTGCCAAG ATTGGCTGTGAATAATCTTCAGTATGTTGGCAATGTACTTGGCATCAAAGACCCtatacacaaacaaaaaatctcATTGAAGGCAATGGATGTGGTTCTGTTTGGGCCACCGCGAG AAACTGGTACCCGCTGGAAAGACTACATATTGGTAACACTGTTGCTTAGTGCTATTATTGGTTGTTGGTACGCCTATCAGCAAAATAAGAATGCCAAACGGCATCTGCGTCGAATGGCCCAGGATATGGAGGGATTGCAGAGGGCTGAGCAAAGTCTACAGGAGATGCAGAAG GAACTAGAACGGGCCAGAATGGAGCAGGAAAATGTGGCAACAGAAAAACTAGATTTGGAGCGTCGTCTAAAAGAAGCGCCCACTCTCAGTTCATCGAACTCGGATTTGGAAGTTCAGCAGCTGAAAAAGGAAATCGAGATGTTGCGCAACGAATTGTCCCGCGCCGAATTCGAGCTAGTAGACAACTGCTGGTCACCGCCGCCACAACTGCAATCATGGCTTCAATACACATATGAACTAGAAAGTAAGAATCATCAGAAGAAGCGCACGTCGGCTGAGAAGCAGCTACAGTCGGCCAGAGAGGCTTGTGAGAAATTGCGTAAGAAACGGTCAAGTTTGGTGGGTGCGTTCGTTTCCACGCACGGAAAGAGTATTGATGATGTGGATCGGTCGATTGTTGAGGCACGGAATGCCCTCGGAGATGTAACAAACGAGCTGCAAGAACGACTGCATCGCTGGAAGCAAATCGAGACGTGCCTTGGCTTAAACATTGTGAACAACAATGGTCTGCCCTACTTGGAGAATGTTCTGTACGGTCGAAATGGGGGCTTACAAAGTTCCATGGGCATGAGTTCAACCAAGGGTTCTAGAG CACGTATTACCAACAGCACCGAAGACCTGGACGATGAGTCCATACAAGGTAAGCTGAATTTTGAGAACTTTTCGCTGCTTGCCACGGAATAA
- the Stim gene encoding stromal interaction molecule, isoform G: MRKNTIWNYSLIFFCCVLKSISTLDHGPHTVSVDSNRHNTQHQYKQNPNVASQRHSSHESGQSLHNSQSEHVTHIAASHAGSGGEHSTHLAQNLHRSSYNLLSEAMSQAVSNEFSSI; this comes from the exons ATGCGAAAGAATACCATTTGGAACTACTCTTTAATATTCTTCTGCTGTGTGCTGAAGAGCATAAGTACGCTAGATCATGGCCCGCACACAGTATCAGTCGATTCGAATCGACACAACACACAGCATCAGTATAAGCAAAATCCCAATGTTGCCTCACAACGTCACTCATCCCACGAATCTGGTCAGAGTTTACACAATTCGCAATCGGAACATGTCACCCATATTGCCGCATCGCACGCCGGAAGCGGCGGAGAGCACTCCACTCATTTGGCGCAAAATCTGCACAGGAGCTCATATAATCTTCTGAGCGAGGCCATGTCCCAGGCTGTCAGCAATGAATTTA GTAGTATATAG